One Dioscorea cayenensis subsp. rotundata cultivar TDr96_F1 chromosome 19, TDr96_F1_v2_PseudoChromosome.rev07_lg8_w22 25.fasta, whole genome shotgun sequence genomic window, GTGTGAAATTGTATATGTAGCAAAATAGTCAAACGGGTATGAGCACTACAATTCACCAGGCATTTTATTCTCAAACTTAATACACACTTCCCCGCAAATGGATTTCATTCTAAGCAACAACCAAAAGTTGGTAAATATAAGAATCATGCATTGAATTTGTAAATATCTGTTTCTTTGCAAACTACATAGCCCAGTTAATATAACATTGCAGAAGATATCCTTTTACAATTTTTGTTTATGAGCATACGATACATAATTTGTCAAAATGCAATTTAACATGCCTGCAAAGAACAAAAGAACATAGGAATTCATGAAGCGAgtgtaaattaaacaaaatattacatattAAGGTCATGACCTATTCATGTtggatttttttagaaaaaaagggaCCCAGCAAAATGTGGCTGGCATTGACAGATATTGATTAAGGCCACAACCTACTCTCATAGAAAGGAAAGGGTCCGCTAAACTGGGGTTAGAATGCAAGATTTGGTCACCGAAAAAAAAacggaggagaagaagaagaagaagcagaggaaGAAAGTAAAGCGAAGAAGAAAGTAAAGCAAAGCAATGATATGGCATACAAGTCAGACAATATCCCTTGTCGTTCATTTTGTGTGTTGTTCACTCTCAGTAACCTATTAGCCATTATCAATGATTCTCAAGGACCTGCTTAATTTAGGAGTAAGGCACGGGGATGGAAATTGAACACAGCCACCTTTGATTAACCATATcacaaaaactataattttggttagcaaaccattgtaaaatcacaaacaacaaatattttatagttttacaAGGTGACAGACTTGCAAATCAGATAGCTTGAACATAACATGAAAGATGTTACCTAAAGCAGTAGCCAggatacaaaaatataattataatctcttgcatgaaaaaaaaaagctcaaaatcaaaatttcatttCCAAAACTTTGCCTTTAAAATGCGTGATCcataactataatttttaacattgagtCAATGTCCAATATCATAGAGGATTCATCCACGATTTTTATCtaaagaaaaagcaattaacaaGATATAGGGATCACCAGGACTATCTACCTCAGGCAGCACTAATCAGAGAAGGTTCACCAACATGAAAGAAGAGAACACCTAGATCTACTAAAGGGAAGTCTTACATGCATCTATAAGTGATAATTATACAGAACGCGAACAAAAAATaacgcaaataaaagatagaacagCAAAGATTGCAGTCCTAAAATcgcaagaaaaacatgaaaacctgGCAATTGAAAATCTTATTCGACATGAGATTATATACACAAGCACATCCACACCACACAATCAAAGCAGCCACTAAAACAGCAGATCAATGCAAAACGGTGTAAAaaacaacacacacacatacacagaCACAGAACCCAGAGATATCCGAAAAgaaaggtgaaaaaaaaaagagatggaAGAGATCAGACCATCGCCGTCCTTGTCAAAAAGGCTGAAGGCCTCCTTGAATTCAGAGATCTGATCGTCGCTGAGCAGGTCCGCCATGGAATACCCTTCGttagcgagagagagagagagagagagagagagagagagagtcgtCGCTCCTGGTGAAATAGAAGGctttgttttatatttcataCGCAGGACCTGGCTTAATGGCCTTTTGACCGACTTATTCCTGATCCAGCCGACTTAAGTTAGCCCCCAAAGGCCCAAACTATCTTCCgaggttttgttttgttttatttttttataaagtgaattaaattataaatatattaaaaaaaaaaaattagacttTGATTTTCgtgtttaatgttttaaaaaaaactagactTTGATTTTCGTGTTTTTGCATGAGGGTGGCTTATATTATAATGAGTACAAAATTCACAAGCATTTGTCAATAACCGCAACACAAGTAAGATTATTTGTGTTGCCATAATGTAAATCTAGGCCGGAACCAACCATTACCGGCATTTGTACAATTAGTTAAACATAACAACTCGATCATATTAAAATGACGCATCATTGTATTTACAACAACTTGACAGTATCAATAATACAACACTGACATTGAGTGCTACTAGCATCACATGGCCCAAAGACACGAATGAACAAAGCAGCAGTTATCTTGAAGATGAACTGAGACTGATATTTTGGCTCTCATTCTCCGCAAAACCATGCTCTTGCCGGTCAGAATTATGACAACCTTTGCTGCTGTCCATCTCCGTATCAAGTCTGAAATTGAGGGTGCTCGTACCATTTAAGTCTCGGTTCCACTGGCCAACGAAATCATCAGACTCGGGCTCTTCAGTTAGGGGCAGTAATACCTGCTCTGTATCTTTCGATTGGTCACCCAACCTTTGTTTCTTGCCCGATGTCAATTCACTGAGGCTATCCTGCAACTTGGATGGTGGCTCACTGACTTTCCGCTTTTCATTAGCTGCCGAGGAATCACAGGCCATCAATGTGCCACCAAGCTTTTGTTGTTCCTCTATGATCTTCTGGAGATATCTGCTCTGGGCTTCAATTCTTAGCTGCAACTGCCTTTGCACCTAAAATAATTATGCATCAACAACCAAGTTTGCATGGTAAGTTCATGATTCATTTACTGCAATatcagattatatatatatatatatatatacatatatatatatatatctataagaATCAGACATTCATTTGCAGAAAAGTTGAGCTATGGCCCATCAAATATCAGCTAAGACACTTGAATGGCtattaaaccaaaattttgATCAAAAAGTATTTGAATTCGCCCAAACCTCAAGCTGTTCACGAAGCCGCTTCTGCACCTCCATTTGCATTTTTAAAGCTTCATCAATTTCCACGCCTCTGCAACATGAAGAAAGATGAACATACTGCGACAACTGATCAAGGAACTTGTTCCATGCATTAATTGATCCAACCTAAAAAATAACTGCATAAAATTTAGTGGGAACAACTCCATGTGTGAACGGGGAACATTTTGCATCTTTAACCACAGGGGCAGGGGGATGAAGGTTTACATTTCTTCCAAAACAATGAACAATTACCTGCAATCTCTCAAAATAGGCTAGAT contains:
- the LOC120250219 gene encoding myb family transcription factor PHL7-like isoform X1, producing the protein MHFNASVVCYSSAKRVAVTKLFSIMYHAKKFSSLPMVHHKVPSSEELANVGSCGSPAKNPSASVGGKQRLRWTSDLHDRFVDAITQLGGPDRATPKGVLRVMGVPGITIYHVKSHLQKYRLAKYLPESPADGSKEDKKDSGDALCNMDSAPGVEIDEALKMQMEVQKRLREQLEVQRQLQLRIEAQSRYLQKIIEEQQKLGGTLMACDSSAANEKRKVSEPPSKLQDSLSELTSGKKQRLGDQSKDTEQVLLPLTEEPESDDFVGQWNRDLNGTSTLNFRLDTEMDSSKGCHNSDRQEHGFAENESQNISLSSSSR
- the LOC120250219 gene encoding myb family transcription factor PHL7-like isoform X2; the encoded protein is MYHAKKFSSLPMVHHKVPSSEELANVGSCGSPAKNPSASVGGKQRLRWTSDLHDRFVDAITQLGGPDRATPKGVLRVMGVPGITIYHVKSHLQKYRLAKYLPESPADGSKEDKKDSGDALCNMDSAPGVEIDEALKMQMEVQKRLREQLEVQRQLQLRIEAQSRYLQKIIEEQQKLGGTLMACDSSAANEKRKVSEPPSKLQDSLSELTSGKKQRLGDQSKDTEQVLLPLTEEPESDDFVGQWNRDLNGTSTLNFRLDTEMDSSKGCHNSDRQEHGFAENESQNISLSSSSR